One stretch of Cyanobacteria bacterium GSL.Bin1 DNA includes these proteins:
- a CDS encoding rhomboid family intramembrane serine protease — translation MDLNTILRLLVIISCCSLIVRVISSRRNWGWLGVATGILAVIIASSFFAPERSGIIGGIFWLILVLMPILGLRQVNYLIYQEKFQSARQLASFLSLLHPGDGWQQQPQFLRALELTKKGELKRAQALLDRYLQNSNHDFQHTAQAIQFRLEARWQECLEWLQTEVSEFRLWQNSTLATIYCRTLGEVGDLNGLIWAFTFHQDQLQQLGGSMAVNLARLYVFAFAGEVKAVRQLFASTLKIYPKNVQEFWLATAEMAAGNQEVGQTILFNIQKKDLALEAAIAFRLTEPCPEANSILRADSLQMIAAIKKDLQHELNYGGAISLTPTKANTTYSLILINILVFIWEINQGGSQNLETLYQLGAAVPNAIISGEPWRILTANFLHYGWIHLASNLLGLWILGPYVEFYVGWIRYLIIYFMSGISAISVFTAVALKMGQGDELLVGASAAIMGLMGATFIILWRGWQQDKSKIAQDRLRLVMLIIGLQVVFDLSVANVSFLGHFFGLIFGIVMTRILLFFTDQKA, via the coding sequence ATGGACTTAAATACAATTTTGCGCCTCTTAGTGATTATTTCCTGTTGTTCTTTAATTGTCCGAGTCATAAGTTCCCGTAGGAATTGGGGATGGTTAGGAGTCGCAACTGGTATTCTTGCTGTCATTATTGCTTCTTCATTTTTTGCCCCTGAACGATCAGGTATTATCGGCGGCATTTTCTGGTTAATTTTGGTTTTAATGCCGATTCTGGGGTTAAGACAAGTTAATTATTTGATTTACCAAGAAAAGTTTCAAAGCGCCAGACAGTTAGCGTCTTTTTTATCTTTGCTACATCCGGGAGATGGCTGGCAACAACAACCGCAATTTTTACGAGCATTAGAATTAACGAAAAAAGGAGAATTAAAAAGAGCACAAGCCCTTTTAGATCGATATTTGCAAAACTCAAATCATGATTTTCAGCATACTGCGCAAGCGATCCAGTTTCGGCTTGAAGCCCGTTGGCAAGAGTGTTTAGAGTGGTTGCAAACGGAAGTTTCGGAGTTTCGGCTATGGCAAAACTCAACGTTAGCCACCATTTATTGCAGAACCTTAGGAGAAGTGGGTGATTTAAATGGTTTAATTTGGGCCTTTACGTTTCATCAGGACCAACTCCAACAATTGGGGGGGTCGATGGCTGTGAATTTAGCGCGTTTATATGTTTTTGCTTTTGCTGGAGAGGTTAAAGCAGTCCGGCAACTCTTTGCTTCAACTTTAAAAATTTACCCTAAAAATGTACAGGAGTTTTGGCTAGCAACCGCAGAAATGGCAGCGGGAAATCAGGAAGTTGGACAAACGATATTATTCAATATTCAAAAAAAAGATCTGGCTTTAGAGGCAGCAATTGCATTTCGTTTGACTGAACCTTGTCCGGAAGCCAACTCCATTTTAAGGGCTGATTCCTTGCAGATGATTGCAGCGATTAAAAAAGATCTACAACACGAACTCAATTATGGGGGTGCAATTAGTTTAACTCCCACCAAAGCCAACACCACCTATAGTTTAATTTTGATCAATATCCTGGTCTTTATTTGGGAAATTAATCAAGGCGGGAGTCAAAATTTAGAAACCCTTTACCAATTAGGCGCAGCAGTTCCCAACGCCATCATTTCGGGAGAACCGTGGCGAATTTTGACCGCTAATTTTCTTCATTATGGTTGGATTCACTTAGCCAGTAATCTTTTGGGATTATGGATTCTTGGTCCTTATGTGGAATTTTATGTGGGATGGATTCGCTATTTAATCATCTATTTTATGAGTGGTATCAGTGCCATTTCTGTATTTACAGCAGTTGCATTAAAAATGGGGCAAGGCGATGAATTATTAGTGGGGGCTTCTGCGGCAATTATGGGGTTAATGGGGGCAACTTTTATCATTTTATGGCGAGGATGGCAACAAGACAAATCAAAAATTGCTCAAGACCGATTACGGTTAGTGATGCTCATTATTGGTTTACAAGTTGTTTTTGATCTGAGTGTCGCAAATGTCAGTTTCTTAGGTCATTTCTTTGGTTTGATTTTTGGCATTGTAATGACTCGCATCCTCTTATTTTTTACTGATCAAAAAGCATAG
- a CDS encoding 50S ribosomal protein L28 → MSRRCQLTGKRANNAFAISHSHRRTKKLQNANLQTKRVWWPEGNRWVKLTLSTKAIKTLQKKGLQKMANEMGINLNKF, encoded by the coding sequence ATGAGTCGTCGATGTCAATTGACAGGAAAAAGAGCAAACAACGCCTTTGCGATTTCACACTCTCACCGCCGAACGAAAAAGCTACAAAATGCTAACTTGCAAACCAAGCGGGTTTGGTGGCCAGAAGGAAACCGTTGGGTCAAACTCACTCTTTCCACAAAAGCCATTAAAACCTTGCAAAAGAAGGGCTTGCAAAAAATGGCAAATGAAATGGGAATTAACCTTAATAAGTTTTAA
- a CDS encoding NYN domain-containing protein, translating into MSFPTASPVLLVDGYNIIGAWSELKSLRDRDLEAARDRLVDTLINYTASKGYHTQVVFDAHFQSTPKFRETLTAYLSVYYTAYKETADTYIEKFCATNSRQGRVAQQRLIVATSDRAQQLTVSGYGAEWLSAQQLANDVTWARRKTKTKQRSRQKPQGRFLVNALDPKAQKQLSKLRHGS; encoded by the coding sequence ATGTCTTTTCCTACCGCTTCTCCCGTTCTATTAGTCGATGGCTATAACATCATCGGGGCTTGGTCCGAACTCAAGTCCCTGCGCGATCGCGATTTAGAAGCAGCCCGCGATCGGCTTGTGGATACTTTAATTAACTATACTGCAAGCAAAGGCTATCACACGCAAGTCGTTTTTGATGCTCATTTCCAGAGTACCCCCAAGTTTCGTGAAACGCTGACAGCGTATCTGTCAGTTTACTATACCGCTTATAAAGAAACTGCCGATACCTATATTGAAAAATTTTGTGCCACCAATTCCCGTCAAGGCAGAGTGGCGCAGCAGCGGTTGATTGTTGCGACTTCAGATCGCGCCCAACAGCTGACGGTTTCCGGATATGGTGCAGAATGGCTCTCTGCCCAACAACTGGCGAATGATGTCACCTGGGCGAGACGTAAGACGAAAACTAAGCAGCGATCGCGCCAAAAACCGCAAGGGCGTTTTTTAGTCAATGCCCTGGATCCGAAAGCACAGAAGCAGTTGTCAAAGCTGCGTCATGGTTCCTAG
- a CDS encoding iron uptake porin: protein MSNIKLTHLFKAAPILLGASFIAAQAGPVFAQSAGNSEQELLQQIDEYNNQGSNDSLNQVNSVFQLRDVSPGDWAFEALRNLVERYGCIAGYPDGTYRGDRALTRYEFAAGLNACLQQIERLIAANQGQVSAEDLAALERLMQEFEAELATLGTRVDNLEGRVGFLEDNQFSTTTKLNGSVVFMNTVAFGDDLNLTVGTGGVDLESEDEVDSNVSFLYDAVLDFNASFTGRDELKVSFQAADFGSNGDFVVQSTGTNDAALDNSENTGGSFELEDLIYTFPLGDKVQIAIGANDMDPDETFEYNFGSGGEINDFTQDDIATLDGTIGFVDEDGAGISTNIALTDRLSFGVGYTVDPDDSATDFEVGLFQDYVAAANLNYAGDNFDIGVGYTRGQDGTNIGDLDGDGDIDSADITQNAVGARGAIRLGSRTEIGGWATYVDLDAEANDIDADVEADGWNFGANVAFFDLGKEGSKLGLAFASPTFFSDVEGGIGDILADDEEDRTYIGEISYDFPLSDNISITPGFFAVFNPNRDEDNDTVYVGVLRTSFSF from the coding sequence ATGTCAAATATTAAGCTAACTCATTTATTCAAAGCTGCTCCCATCTTATTAGGTGCATCTTTTATTGCTGCCCAAGCGGGGCCCGTATTTGCTCAAAGTGCAGGCAATTCTGAACAAGAACTGTTACAGCAAATTGATGAATACAACAATCAAGGAAGCAATGATTCCTTGAACCAAGTTAATAGCGTTTTCCAGCTTCGTGATGTTTCCCCTGGAGATTGGGCATTTGAAGCACTCCGTAACTTGGTAGAACGCTACGGTTGTATCGCCGGTTATCCCGATGGGACTTATCGCGGCGATCGCGCACTCACTCGTTATGAATTTGCGGCTGGTTTAAACGCCTGTTTACAACAAATTGAGCGTCTCATCGCAGCGAACCAAGGCCAAGTCAGCGCCGAAGATTTAGCTGCCCTAGAACGCTTAATGCAAGAATTTGAAGCGGAACTGGCTACTCTGGGGACTCGCGTTGATAACCTAGAAGGTCGCGTCGGCTTCTTAGAAGATAATCAATTCTCCACAACCACCAAATTAAATGGTTCGGTGGTCTTTATGAACACGGTTGCCTTTGGCGATGACTTAAATCTTACTGTGGGTACAGGTGGAGTAGATTTAGAGAGTGAGGATGAGGTTGACAGCAACGTCAGCTTTCTCTACGATGCGGTTCTCGACTTTAATGCCAGCTTCACCGGTCGCGATGAATTAAAAGTGAGCTTCCAAGCTGCTGATTTTGGTTCCAACGGTGACTTTGTGGTTCAATCTACAGGTACTAATGATGCTGCTTTAGACAATTCAGAAAATACCGGTGGCAGTTTTGAACTCGAAGACTTAATCTATACCTTCCCCCTTGGTGACAAGGTTCAGATTGCCATTGGCGCCAACGATATGGATCCCGATGAAACCTTTGAGTATAACTTCGGTAGCGGCGGTGAAATTAATGACTTTACTCAAGATGATATCGCAACGCTTGATGGTACGATTGGCTTCGTAGATGAAGACGGGGCAGGTATTAGTACAAACATTGCCTTAACTGACCGACTCTCTTTTGGCGTTGGTTACACCGTTGACCCCGATGACTCGGCAACTGACTTTGAGGTCGGTCTGTTCCAAGACTATGTGGCAGCCGCTAACCTTAACTATGCTGGGGATAATTTTGACATTGGTGTGGGTTATACCCGCGGTCAAGATGGTACTAATATCGGTGACCTTGATGGTGATGGTGATATCGATAGTGCCGATATTACTCAAAACGCAGTTGGTGCTCGCGGTGCCATTCGTTTAGGATCTCGCACCGAAATTGGCGGGTGGGCAACTTACGTTGACTTAGACGCTGAAGCTAATGATATCGATGCTGACGTTGAAGCTGATGGTTGGAATTTTGGCGCTAATGTTGCCTTCTTTGATTTAGGAAAAGAAGGAAGTAAGCTCGGTCTGGCTTTTGCAAGTCCTACTTTCTTTAGTGACGTTGAGGGGGGTATCGGCGACATTCTTGCAGATGATGAAGAAGACCGCACTTACATTGGTGAAATTTCCTACGACTTCCCCCTAAGCGACAACATCTCCATTACCCCTGGTTTCTTCGCTGTCTTCAACCCTAACCGTGATGAAGATAACGATACCGTTTATGTCGGCGTTCTCCGCACTAGCTTCTCCTTCTAA